Proteins from one Hydrogenophaga sp. SL48 genomic window:
- a CDS encoding 3,4-dehydroadipyl-CoA semialdehyde dehydrogenase, translating to MNTTPLLPNFLAGRWQDGAGHAATLHDPVLGTPLVRVSSAGLDLAEGFAFSREQGGAALRALTYKQRAALLGEIVKVLQANRDAYYEIATANCGTTTKDSAVDIDGGIFTLGYYAKQGEALGDAKLLLDGERIRMAKDPVFQTQHILSPTRGVALFINAFNFPSWGLWEKAAPALLSGVPVIVKPATATAWLTQRMVKDVVDAGILPAGALSVVCGSSAGLMDQLQPFDVVSFTGSAATARIIRSHPAVVADSVRCNIEADSLNSALLDPAATEGSEAFNLLVNEVVREMTVKSGQKCTAIRRIFVPLELFDEVAQAISAKLAKVTVGNPRSEGVRMGALVSMEQKHSVLHGITELLHESEMLFDGSEVALIDADPATSACVAPTLLGHRDPGQATTLHEVEVFGPVATLMAYEDEDEAWELIRRGDGSLVASVYSEDPAFIARAAAELGSCHGRVHAISPDVAAMQSGHGNVMPMSLHGGPGRAGGGEELGGLRALGFYHRRSAVQGSTAALDALAATATPLKY from the coding sequence ATGAACACCACCCCCCTGCTCCCCAACTTCCTCGCCGGCCGCTGGCAAGACGGCGCAGGCCACGCGGCCACGCTGCACGACCCGGTGCTGGGCACGCCCCTGGTGCGCGTGAGCAGCGCCGGGCTGGACCTGGCCGAGGGTTTTGCCTTCTCGCGCGAACAGGGCGGCGCCGCCCTGCGGGCACTCACATACAAGCAGCGCGCCGCGCTGCTGGGCGAGATCGTGAAGGTCTTGCAGGCGAACCGCGACGCCTATTACGAGATCGCCACCGCCAACTGCGGCACCACCACCAAGGACTCGGCGGTGGACATCGACGGCGGCATCTTCACCCTGGGTTACTACGCCAAACAGGGCGAGGCCCTGGGCGACGCGAAGTTGCTGCTGGATGGCGAGCGCATCCGCATGGCGAAAGACCCGGTGTTCCAGACCCAGCACATCCTGAGCCCCACGCGCGGCGTGGCGCTGTTCATCAACGCCTTCAACTTCCCGAGCTGGGGCCTGTGGGAAAAGGCCGCGCCGGCCCTGCTCTCGGGCGTGCCGGTGATCGTCAAGCCCGCCACCGCCACCGCCTGGCTGACCCAGCGCATGGTGAAAGACGTGGTGGACGCCGGCATCCTGCCAGCAGGAGCGCTGTCGGTGGTGTGCGGATCGTCTGCCGGGCTGATGGACCAGCTGCAACCGTTCGACGTGGTCAGCTTCACCGGTTCGGCCGCCACCGCGCGCATCATCCGCAGCCACCCGGCGGTGGTCGCCGATTCGGTGCGCTGCAACATCGAGGCCGACAGCCTGAACAGCGCCCTGCTCGATCCGGCCGCCACCGAAGGCAGCGAGGCCTTCAACCTGCTGGTGAACGAGGTGGTGCGCGAGATGACGGTCAAGAGCGGTCAGAAATGCACCGCCATCCGCCGCATCTTCGTGCCACTGGAGCTGTTCGACGAGGTGGCCCAGGCCATCTCCGCCAAGCTGGCCAAGGTCACCGTGGGCAACCCGCGCAGCGAGGGCGTGCGCATGGGCGCGCTGGTGAGCATGGAGCAGAAACACAGCGTGCTGCACGGCATCACCGAGCTGCTGCATGAGTCCGAGATGCTGTTCGACGGCAGCGAGGTGGCCCTGATCGACGCCGACCCGGCCACCTCCGCCTGCGTGGCTCCCACGCTGCTCGGCCACCGCGATCCGGGCCAGGCCACCACCCTGCACGAGGTCGAGGTGTTCGGCCCGGTCGCCACGCTGATGGCCTACGAAGACGAAGACGAGGCCTGGGAGCTGATCCGCCGGGGCGACGGTTCGCTGGTGGCCTCGGTCTACAGCGAAGACCCGGCCTTCATCGCCCGCGCCGCCGCCGAGCTCGGCTCGTGCCACGGCCGCGTGCACGCCATTTCACCCGACGTGGCCGCCATGCAGAGCGGCCACGGCAACGTGATGCCCATGAGCCTGCACGGCGGCCCGGGCCGCGCCGGTGGTGGCGAAGAGCTGGGCGGCCTGCGCGCGCTCGGCTTCTACCACCGGCGTTCGGCGGTGCAGGGCAGCACGGCGGCGCTCGATGCGCTCGCCGCCACAGCCACCCCACTGAAATACTGA